One Mugil cephalus isolate CIBA_MC_2020 chromosome 10, CIBA_Mcephalus_1.1, whole genome shotgun sequence genomic window carries:
- the cart2 gene encoding cocaine- and amphetamine-regulated transcript 2, which produces MWARAVLCAALLSALCPGRTEAERDARDARGVQESPYNSNRLLGALHEVLEKLQTKRINPWEKKYGQVPSCDLGEHCAVRKGSRIGKMCDCPRGAFCNFFLLKCL; this is translated from the exons ATGTGGGCGCGAGCTGTGCTGTGCGCGGCGCTGCTGTCCGCGCTGTGTCCGGGGAGGACGGAAGCCGAGAGGGACGCGAGGGACGCGAGAGGCGTCCAGGAGTCTCCGTACAACTCCAACAGACTG CTCGGCGCTTTGCACGAGGtcctggagaagctgcagacCAAGAGGATCAACCCCTGGGAGAAGAAGTATGGACAGGTCCCGTCT TGCGACCTCGGGGAACACTGCGCCGTCAGGAAGGGATCTCGAATCGGGAAGATGTGCGACTGTCCCAGAGGAGCTTTCTGCAACTTCTTCCTGCTCAAGTGCTTATGA